In a genomic window of Thunnus thynnus chromosome 16, fThuThy2.1, whole genome shotgun sequence:
- the zmp:0000001267 gene encoding b(0,+)-type amino acid transporter 1 isoform X3, whose product MESDKNRLNLKREVGIIGAVSFIAGTMMGSGIFISPQYVLSTIGSPGASLIIWTCCGLVAMLGGLCYAELGTVIPESGAEFIYILRTVGKGVAFMFVFSFIIVMRPASATGIALSFAEYVVAPFYNGCTPPQLVLKCIAAGAIVVLAIVNCLSVRLATLIQVVSMVVKMLALAVIILGGVVMLFQGNTRSFDNSFEGTNVGVSSIGIAFYQGLWSYDGWNTLNYLTEELKHPEVNLPRAVVIAISLVTGLYLLVNVSYLTVMTPKELMSSNAVAVTWGNKVLGSWGWIMSVAAALSAFGSLNGTFFSGGRVCFVAAREGHMPDILAMAHVRRLTPSPALIFTTIVSLLVLIPGDFQSIVNYFSFTAWFFYAITLSGLIYLKIKKPELPRPYKVPIILPILVLIAAIFLVLAPIVDNPQIEYLYVSLFIVSGVIIYIPVIHYKLCPGLLTKLTVFLQLFLEVAPAEKNL is encoded by the exons ATGGAGAGTGACAAAAACAGACTCAATCTGAAGAGGGAAGTTGGGATTATAGGAGCTGTGTCGTTCATTGCTGGAACCATGATGGGATCTGGGATCTTCATATCTCCCCAGTATGTGCTATCTACTATTGGCAGCCCTGGGGCCAGCCTGATTATATGGACCTGCTGTGGGTTGGTGGCCATGCTGGGGGGGCTCTGCTATGCTGAACTGGGGACAGTCATTCCAGAGTCTGGAGCAGAGTTTATCTACATTCTGCGGACAGTGGGGAAAGGGGTGGCCTTCATGTTTGTCTTCAGCTTCATCATTGTCATGAGGCCTGCCAGTGCCACAGGAATCGCTCTGAGCTTTGCTGAATATGTTGTGGCCCCCTTTTACAATGGCTGCACCCCTCCACAGCTGGTGTTGAAGTGCATAGCTGCAGGAGCAATTGTGGTACTGGCCATAGTTAACTGTCTGAGCGTCCGCTTGGCCACACTTATCCAGGTGGTGTCCATGGTGGTCAAAATGCTGGCACTGGCAGTGATCATTTTGGGAGGTGTTGTAATGCTTTTCCAGGGCAACACCAGGAGCTTTGATAACTCCTTTGAAGGAACAAATGTTGGTGTCAGCTCCATTGGCATTGCTTTCTATCAGGGCTTGTGGTCCTATGATGGCTGGAACACTTTGAATTATTTAACTGAGGAGCTGAAACATCCAGAA GTGAATCTTCCCAGAGCAGTTGTGATAGCAATTTCCCTGGTGACCGGCTTGTATCTGCTGGTGAACGTGAGCTACTTGACAGTAATGACGCCCAAAGAGCTCATGTCCTCCAATGCAGTGGCAGTTACATGGGG GAATAAGGTGTTAGGAAGCTGGGGGTGGATCATGTCTGTAGCTGCAGCTTTGTCTGCTTTTGGTTCACTGAACGGGACGTTTTTCAGCGGCGGCCGTGTGTGCTTTGTTGCTGCCAGGGAGGGACACATG ccAGATATTCTGGCCATGGCTCACGTCCGCAGACTGACTCCATCTCCAGCATTGATCTTCACCACTATCGTCTCCTTGCTGGTTCTCATCCCTGGAGACTTCCAGAGTATCGTCAACTACTTCAG TTTCACTGCCTGGTTTTTCTATGCCATCACCCTGTCTGGACTCATCTATCTCAAGATTAAGAAGCCAGAGCTCCCAAGGCCATACAAG GTTCCCATTATTCTCCCCATATTGGTCCTCATTGCAGCAATATTCCTTGTGCTGGCACCCATCGTAGACAATCCTCAGATTGAATACCTCTATGTGTCTTTATTTATCGTGAGTGGAGTCATAATCTACATACCTGTCATTCATTACAAGCTCTGCCCAGGCCTGTTGACCAAGTTAACAGTGTTCCTGCAGCTGTTCTTAGAGGTCGCCCCGGCTGAGAAAAATCTGTGA
- the zmp:0000001267 gene encoding b(0,+)-type amino acid transporter 1 isoform X2, producing the protein MDDKTQKLSLKRELGLVGAVSLIGGTMIGSGIFMSPQTVLYTIGSPGASLVVWACCGVLVILASFCYAELGTVITESGGEYIYILRTSGPVVAFLLIFSSVLFVRPAGVTGIALSFAQYVVAPFYPDCAPPVLLVKCVAAAAIITLATVNCLNVRFSVSVQVFFMVAKVLALAIIIIGGVVMLVRGHTDNFEDSFENTNLGINPIGIAFYQGLWSYDGWNNLNYVTEELKRPEVNLPRAVVIAISLVTGLYLLVNVSYLTVMTPKELMSSNAVAVTWGNKVLGSWGWIMSVAAALSAFGSLNGTFFSGGRVCFVAAREGHMPDILAMAHVRRLTPSPALIFTTIVSLLVLIPGDFQSIVNYFSFTAWFFYAITLSGLIYLKIKKPELPRPYKVPIILPILVLIAAIFLVLAPIVDNPQIEYLYVSLFIVSGVIIYIPVIHYKLCPGLLTKLTVFLQLFLEVAPAEKNL; encoded by the exons ATGGACGACAAGACACAGAAGCTTAGCCTGAAGCGGGAACTAGGGCTGGTGGGAGCTGTATCCCTCATCGGAGGGACAATGATCGGATCCGGGATCTTCATGTCCCCGCAGACGGTGCTGTACACCATTGGCAGTCCTGGAGCCAGCTTGGTGGTGTGGGCATGCTGTGGTGTGTTGGTGATACTGGCGTCTTTCTGCTACGCTGAGCTGGGCACTGTCATAACAGAGTCAGGTGGAGAGTACATCTACATCCTCAGGACTTCAGGACCAGTAGTTGCCTTCCTGTTAATCTTTAGTTCTGTGTTGTTTGTGAGACCTGCTGGTGTTACTGGCATCGCGCTGAGTTTTGCCCAGTATGTCGTAGCTCCGTTTTACCCAGACTGTGCCCCTCCAGTGCTGCTGGTGAAGTGTGTGGCTGCAGCTGCAATTATAACACTAGCCACTGTAAACTGCCTTAACGTTCGCTTTTCAGTGTCAGTCCAAGTGTTTTTTATGGTGGCCAAGGTCCTGGCCCTGGCAATCATTATAATTGGAGGTGTGGTGATGCTCGTCAGAGGGCACACTGACAACTTTGAAGACTCCTTTGAGAACACAAACTTGGGCATCAATCCGATTGGTATTGCTTTCTACCAGGGACTGTGGTCCTATGATGGCTGGAACAATCTGAATTATGTGACGGAAGAGTTGAAACGTCCAGAG GTGAATCTTCCCAGAGCAGTTGTGATAGCAATTTCCCTGGTGACCGGCTTGTATCTGCTGGTGAACGTGAGCTACTTGACAGTAATGACGCCCAAAGAGCTCATGTCCTCCAATGCAGTGGCAGTTACATGGGG GAATAAGGTGTTAGGAAGCTGGGGGTGGATCATGTCTGTAGCTGCAGCTTTGTCTGCTTTTGGTTCACTGAACGGGACGTTTTTCAGCGGCGGCCGTGTGTGCTTTGTTGCTGCCAGGGAGGGACACATG ccAGATATTCTGGCCATGGCTCACGTCCGCAGACTGACTCCATCTCCAGCATTGATCTTCACCACTATCGTCTCCTTGCTGGTTCTCATCCCTGGAGACTTCCAGAGTATCGTCAACTACTTCAG TTTCACTGCCTGGTTTTTCTATGCCATCACCCTGTCTGGACTCATCTATCTCAAGATTAAGAAGCCAGAGCTCCCAAGGCCATACAAG GTTCCCATTATTCTCCCCATATTGGTCCTCATTGCAGCAATATTCCTTGTGCTGGCACCCATCGTAGACAATCCTCAGATTGAATACCTCTATGTGTCTTTATTTATCGTGAGTGGAGTCATAATCTACATACCTGTCATTCATTACAAGCTCTGCCCAGGCCTGTTGACCAAGTTAACAGTGTTCCTGCAGCTGTTCTTAGAGGTCGCCCCGGCTGAGAAAAATCTGTGA
- the zmp:0000001267 gene encoding b(0,+)-type amino acid transporter 1 isoform X1, with product MADKEPEALKMKREIGLIGSVALVAGTMIGSGIFMSPQFVLVYVGSPGASLLIWTVSGVVAMFAALSYTELGTIIPESGGDFIYILRIYGSFPAFFAAITFILAVKPFGIAAMSFSIAEYAIAPFYVGCHPPQLVVKCAAAVAILIVAIANILNVRIAVRIQVVFLVAKVLTLTFIVIGGIVELIQSSSVIVENLKVENAFKGTQYSLSTLGMAFYQGLWSYAGWYNLNYVTEEMKRPEVNLPRAVVIAISLVTGLYLLVNVSYLTVMTPKELMSSNAVAVTWGNKVLGSWGWIMSVAAALSAFGSLNGTFFSGGRVCFVAAREGHMPDILAMAHVRRLTPSPALIFTTIVSLLVLIPGDFQSIVNYFSFTAWFFYAITLSGLIYLKIKKPELPRPYKVPIILPILVLIAAIFLVLAPIVDNPQIEYLYVSLFIVSGVIIYIPVIHYKLCPGLLTKLTVFLQLFLEVAPAEKNL from the exons ATGGCTGACAAAGAACCTGAAGCCCTGAAGATGAAGCGGGAAATTGGATTGATTGGCAGTGTAGCATTAGTTGCAGGAACCATGATCGGATCCGGTATATTCATGTCCCCACAGTTTGTATTGGTCTATGTGGGAAGCCCTGGAGCAAGTTTGTTGATCTGGACTGTCTCTGGAGTTGTAGCTATGTTTGCAGCACTGTCCTATACTGAGCTTGGGACAATCATTCCTGAATCTGGTGGGGACTTCATCTACATACTGAGGATCTATGGTTCATTTCCTGCTTTCTTCGCAGCAATCACTTTTATCCTGGCTGTGAAGCCATTCGGCATTGCAGCAATGTCATTTAGCATTGCAGAGTATGCCATAGCACCCTTTTATGTGGGCTGCCACCCTCCACAGCTGGTAGTGAAGTGCGCTGCAGCTGTGGCCATACTGATTGTTGCCATAGCCAACATCTTGAATGTCCGCATTGCTGTCAGAATCCAGGTGGTCTTCTTGGTGGCTAAGGTGCTGACGTTGACATTCATTGTAATTGGAGGGATTGTGGAGCTCATACAGAGCAGCAGTGTCATTGTGGAGAATTTAAAAGTTGAGAATGCGTTTAAAGGCACTCAGTATTCTTTGAGCACGCTGGGAATGGCTTTTTATCAAGGACTCTGGTCTTATGCTGGCTGGTACAACTTGAATTATGTCACTGAGGAGATGAAAAGACCAGAG GTGAATCTTCCCAGAGCAGTTGTGATAGCAATTTCCCTGGTGACCGGCTTGTATCTGCTGGTGAACGTGAGCTACTTGACAGTAATGACGCCCAAAGAGCTCATGTCCTCCAATGCAGTGGCAGTTACATGGGG GAATAAGGTGTTAGGAAGCTGGGGGTGGATCATGTCTGTAGCTGCAGCTTTGTCTGCTTTTGGTTCACTGAACGGGACGTTTTTCAGCGGCGGCCGTGTGTGCTTTGTTGCTGCCAGGGAGGGACACATG ccAGATATTCTGGCCATGGCTCACGTCCGCAGACTGACTCCATCTCCAGCATTGATCTTCACCACTATCGTCTCCTTGCTGGTTCTCATCCCTGGAGACTTCCAGAGTATCGTCAACTACTTCAG TTTCACTGCCTGGTTTTTCTATGCCATCACCCTGTCTGGACTCATCTATCTCAAGATTAAGAAGCCAGAGCTCCCAAGGCCATACAAG GTTCCCATTATTCTCCCCATATTGGTCCTCATTGCAGCAATATTCCTTGTGCTGGCACCCATCGTAGACAATCCTCAGATTGAATACCTCTATGTGTCTTTATTTATCGTGAGTGGAGTCATAATCTACATACCTGTCATTCATTACAAGCTCTGCCCAGGCCTGTTGACCAAGTTAACAGTGTTCCTGCAGCTGTTCTTAGAGGTCGCCCCGGCTGAGAAAAATCTGTGA
- the adprs gene encoding ADP-ribosylhydrolase ARH3, which produces MAVTAVRAMAAGGPASLSRFRGALVAAVLGDCVGGEFEGAEEVPMESVLQHLNSLDDETKGNGILEYSDDTAMARCVIQSLLTRAGFDEQDMARRFAKEYSTSPGRGYGSGVIQVLKKLSSPQLSDVYQPARDQFNGRGSFGNGGAMRAAPFALAFPVQADVKRFARLGAMLTHSCSLGYNGAVLQALAVHLSLQGALDLPQQFISRLITEMEEVEGDKASQNDARILKEAEKPFCERLHRIRDLMSRSKVSIEEVISELGNGIAALHSVPTAIFCVLHCLQPRESLPENYCGVERTIAYSLALGGDTDTIACMAGAIAGAHYGIEAIPQPWIKCCEGAEDADMDAERLHMLYHQSLQGGGSAAGGRSSEDASENQSNTSNGTEKKTGAE; this is translated from the exons ATGGCAGTGACGGCAGTGAGAGCGATGGCAGCGGGGGGGCCGGCGTCTTTGTCCCGGTTCAGGGGAGCGCTGGTGGCGGCTGTGCTGGGCGACTGTGTCGGCGGAGAGTTTGAGGGAGCGGAGGAGGTTCCCATGGAGAGTGTGCTGCAGCATCTCAACAGCCTGGACGACGAGACTAAAGGAAACG gtaTCCTTGAGTACAGTGATGACACAGCAATGGCACGTTGTGTGATCCAGTCTCTTCTCACCCGGGCTGGCTTTGATGAGCAGGACATGGCTCGCAG GTTTGCTAAGGAGTACAGCACATCTCCAGGTCGTGGTTATGGTTCTGGGGTGATCCAGGTGTTGAAGAAGCTGTCCTCCCCTCAACTCAGTGACGTGTACCAGCCAGCCAGGGACCAGTTTAATGGTCGGGGCTCTTTTGGGAACGGGGGGGCCATGAGGGCGGCCCCCTTCGCTCTGGCTTTCCCTGTTCAGGCTGATGTTAAAAGG tTTGCACGTCTGGGCGCCATGCTGACACACTCCTGTTCTCTGGGTTATAACGGGGCGGTGCTGCAAGCACTGGCTGTCCACCTCTCCCTGCAGGGGGCGCTAGACTTGCCTCAGCAGTTCATCAGCAGGCTAATCACAGAGATGGAGGAAGTGGAGGGAGACAAGGCGTCACAAAATGATGCCAGAAT CCTGAAGGAAGCAGAGAAGCCGTTTTGTGAGCGTCTTCATAGAATCAGAGACCTGATGAGCAGGAGCAAGGTCAGCATAGAGGAAGTCATCTCTGAACTGG GTAACGGCATTGCAGCGCTCCACTCAGTCCCTACTGCCATCTTCTGCGTCCTCCACTGCCTGCAGCCCCGGGAAAGCCTCCCAGAGAACTACTGTGGCGTGGAGAGAACAATAGCGTACAGCCTGGCCCTGGGAGGGGACACAGACACCATAGCCTGCATGGCAGGGGCCATTGCTGGGGCCCATTACGGCATCGAGGCCATTCCTCAGCCCTGGATAAAGTGCTGCGAGGGGGCGGAGGATGCAGACATGGACGCAGAGCGACTTCACATGCTGTACCACCAGTCATTACAGGGGGGCGGGAGTGCAGCAGGGGGACGGAGCAGTGAAGATGCATCTGAAAACCAGTCAAACACTTCTAACggcacagagaagaagacaggagCGGAGTGA